In Dysidea avara chromosome 3, odDysAvar1.4, whole genome shotgun sequence, a single window of DNA contains:
- the LOC136248662 gene encoding uncharacterized protein, with translation MQLSWRLVASIVLSALVVICSLIVLSVLLGVLLHVDSDDSLAPSIEETPTLTSVARCGSSPLPSTKLLPEGCRLTYPDGTSQSGPGMYDSGSCSNLLCQANNSYCGEGERCCCQVFTTAIAIMECSDGVMTEIIVTSCGCQRCNSTILVQFTGTVQGASLLPIQAAEVVIDDGGISLISDINGMFSFSVPSTQASVSVAVTATGYVPFDEVYDVNPGENNDLVISLVKLAVSRPVTLSQQSVLLVDGGDATVGNSTTAISITSSDEVLNAVADSGNVFVGISSGAFTALDNNEDDFVVMVQSTFINFTNPDSFDLLNTDDLSTPVMDNTTNETVLMPIEALSAGLINVQNEDGTILDEAEVELNTALDDNDVNVTDPNEQIGVYQVNEVTGQYQRLEANVTIEDVDVTGPSSKRRRQVSRRNVQLIVIRVTIRFSVVFVIAFTPPSMMTCHAAVLVVQDNGGVDEVVNGIDVQLEQRPNRRRFLSRTESSPACVVISCTGSLVVRASRNGRSLLPASYSADVPKSINITVFTSLDECRSKGLSLNNLQETSAFVFRDDPLPVATTATPSTTPPPRQFCVMRLTVTSCMHLDVEVATTDIDDTSSLTVMRSNQSITEYQSGFTCDDNRTACIEISCTQLTTVMAAYMRGGAIGDAKDCSLMSVSVPSGSPLFGNEFTFKPSAEDKGIFEAASLDSATQQCEENSMDSAAHFHCVERL, from the exons atgcagtTGTCGTGGCGGCTTGTAGCAAGCATCGTGCTTTCCGCTCTAGTTGTGATATGTTCGCTGATCGTGTTATCTGTACTACTCGGTGTATTACTGCACGTGGACTCTGATGATTCCTTAG CTCCCTCGATAGAGGAAACACCCACTCTGACATCTGTAG CTCGATGTGGTAGTTCTCCCTTACCATCGACAAAGCTACTACCTGAAGGCTGCAGGTTGACATACCCAGATGGCACATCACAGTCAGGTCCAGGGATGTACGATAGTGGCAGCTGTTCTAACTTGCTGTGCCAAGCTAACAACAGTTACTGTGGTGAAGGAGAACGTTGTTGTTGTCAAGTGTTTACTACAGCTATAGCAATAATGGAGTGTTCTGATGGTGTGATGACAGAAATTATAGTGACATCATGTGGTTGTCAACGATGTAATTCCACCATTTTGGTCCAGTTCACTGGAACAGTACAAGGTGCTTCATTGTTACCCATACAAGCTGCTGAAGTTGTTATCGACGATGGAGGGATTAGTTTAATAAGTGACATTAATGGGATGTTTAGTTTTAGTGTGCCCTCCACTCAGGCCAGTGTTAGTGTAGCAGTAACAGCTACTGGTTATGTGCCATTTGATGAGGTATATGATGTCAACCCTGGAGAGAACAATGACCTTGTCATATCACTGGTCAAACTTGCTGTCAGTCGTCCTGTGACACTTTCACAACAGAGTGTATTACTGGTGGATGGAGGAGATGCAACAGTCGGTAACAGTACAACTGCTATATCTATTACCTCTTCTGATGAAGTGTTGAATGCTGTAGCTGATAGTGGTAATGTATTCGTTGGCATTAGTTCTGGTGCATTTACTGCATTAGACAACAATGAAGATGATTTTGTTGTTATGGTTCAGTCTACATTCATCAATTTTACTAATCCTGACTCATTTGATCTACTGAACACTGATGATCTATCAACACCAGTGATGGATAATACCACTAATGAGACTGTGTTGATGCCAATTGAGGCACTTAGTGCTGGTCTAATTAATGTGCAGAATGAAGACGGAACAATTTTAGATGAGGCTGAAGTAGAGCTAAACACAGCACTGGATGATAATGATGTTAACGTCACTGATCCTAATGAACAAATAGGAGTATATCAAGTTAATGAAGTTACTGGACAATATCAGAGGTTGGAGGCTAATGTTACTATTGAAGATGTAGATGTAACTGGACCATCAAGTAAACGTCGACGACAAGTTTCCCGAAGAAACGTGCAATTGATTGTCATAAGAGTGACGATACGATTCTCTGTAGTGTTTGTCATTGCCTTTACACCACCCTCAATGATGACATGTCATGCTGCAGTGCTGGTAGTACAAGATAATGGTGGAGTGGATGAGGTTGTGAATGGAATTGACGTACAGCTAGAGCAGCGACCTAACCGTCGGAGGTTCCTTAGCCGAACAGAGAGCTCTCCTGCATGTGTAGTAATCTCCTGTACTGGCAGTTTGGTTGTTCGTGCTAGTAGAAATGGTCGATCATTATTACCAGCCTCATATTCTGCTGATGTACCAAAATCCATCAACATTACAGTGTTCACATCTCTTGATGAGTGTCGGTCCAAAGGTCTTAGTTTAAATAACTTACAAGAAACTTCAGCATTTGTCTTTCGTGATGATCCACTTCCTGTAGCGACCACTGCCACACCTTCCACCACACCTCCCCCCCGACAGTTCTGTGTAATGAGACTCACTGTAACCTCTTGTATGCACCTTGATGTAGAGGTGGCGACCACTGACATAGATGACACCTCTAGTTTGACTGTTATGAGATCTAACCAGAGCATCACTGAGTATCAGTCAGGCTTCACCTGTGATGACAACAGAACTGCTTGTATAGAGATCTCCTGTACTCAGCTTACTACAGTGATGGCAGCATACATGAGAGGTGGAGCTATTGGAGATGCTAAGGATTGCAGTCTGATGTCCGTTAGTGTACCGTCAGGATCCCCACTTTTTGGGAATGAGTTCACATTTAAGCCATCGGCTGAAGACAAGGGCATATTTGAAGCTGCTTCATTAGATAGTGCTACACAACAGTGTGAAGAGAACTCAATGGACAGTGCTGCTCATTTCCATTGTGTGGAGAGACTGTGA